The following are encoded together in the Glycine max cultivar Williams 82 chromosome 8, Glycine_max_v4.0, whole genome shotgun sequence genome:
- the LOC100804599 gene encoding uncharacterized protein translates to MSKKKVSGNTMTLKDFHGGSIPSDLPLPSAPGVTVRTSDRAGFDRPSAWGTPMGRSDHWSRPHTSPATRHYDDKTPFLSHTAPIGRNFDEDERKPLDGGSMPRRTISDESIRGGPPPRVEVRPPEFGLGGSSLGRQVAPVSQTPVGAGNSYSGRLTDAVHVGMNPPSLGGSKEQGTAAGGGGYPNAWSMRKEVASAVEPEQPAWSSAGAASKLAHASALEKVSSGRWQSKAVNYQTDAEVVRSPEVENRPHVNVNGVGAYNRTEAVGEKEYYDAMLARHAERGLGIDNPMQGGRNELPNYERSGVSRYSDVRPTSAPHHSGGVQLARNDGKIVGSDLQHPMPSELTERPKLKLLPRAKPVESSEPAVMDYAQGNRQVNDSGHVETVYQAHGHANFVKPVSAGNDNGKDAGQRPKLNLKPRSQPTEKLDGNSERDRNVLFGGARPRELVLKERGIDDVSINVVEHSNRVENNILRVQKHPDHSTQTRYGEKTEDAHLDQKTGRKPERKEQRADGDRAHAQRRNWRGDTRRNGKETDRQPHAPERQPSPETWRKPVEQQLKSAPGAASTRYSRAASAVELAQAFSRSVSDPKVNDRFSGQRGLNTGNSSRTQVPFSRLVGPTSRPQINGY, encoded by the exons ATGTCGAAGAAGAAAGTTAGCGGCAACACCATGACGCTGAAGGACTTCCATGGCGGTTCAATTCCCTCTGATCTCCCTCTACCTTCTGCTCCCGGCGT GACTGTGAGGACTTCAGATCGTGCTGGTTTTGATCGGCCGTCGGCGTGGGGGACACCGATGGGCCGGTCGGATCATTGGTCTCGGCCGCACACGTCGCCGGCAACTAGGCATTATGATGACAAAACCCCGTTTTTGTCACACACTGCCCCAATTGGCAGGAATTTTGATGAGGATGAGAGGAAGCCCCTTGATGGTGGTTCGATGCCACGTAGGACAATCAGTGATGAGAGCATCCGTGGTGGTCCGCCTCCTCGTGTTGAGGTAAGGCCAcctgagtttggactgggaGGAAGTTCATTGGGCAGGCAAGTGGCTCCAGTGTCTCAAACTCCTGTTGGGGCAGGTAATTCATACTCGGGGAGGCTCACCGATGCGGTGCATGTGGGGATGAATCCTCCGAGTTTAGGAGGTAGTAAGGAGCAGGGAACTGCAGCAGGTGGTGGTGGTTATCCGAACGCGTGGTCAATGCGGAAAGAAGTGGCAAGTGCTGTCGAGCCAGAGCAACCAGCTTGGTCTAGTGCTGGTGCTGCTTCCAAGTTGGCTCACGCCAGTGCCCTTGAGAAGGTGTCTTCTGGTAGATGGCAGTCTAAGGCTGTAAATTATCAGACTGATGCTGAGGTGGTTAGATCTCCTGAAGTGGAGAATAGACCACATGTTAATGTTAATGGCGTTGGTGCCTATAATAGGACGGAGGCAGTGGGTGAAAAGGAGTATTATGATGCAATGCTAGCTAGACACGCTGAAAGGGGCTTAGGCATTGATAATCCGATGCAAGGTGGTAGGAATGAGTTACCAAATTATGAAAGGTCTGGGGTTTCCCGATATTCAGATGTACGGCCAACAAGTGCACCTCATCACTCTGGTGGGGTTCAGCTGGCTCGAAATGATGGAAAAATTGTTGGGTCTGATTTGCAGCACCCTATGCCTTCTGAACTAACTGAGCGACCTAAACTGAAGTTGCTACCAAGGGCAAAGCCAGTGGAAAGTTCAGAACCTGCTGTCATGGATTATGCACAG GGTAATCGTCAGGTTAATGATTCTGGCCATGTTGAAACCGTTTATCAAGCACATGGCCATGCTAATTTTGTGAAGCCTGTATCAGCTGGAAATGACAATGGGAAAGACGCAGGACAGCGTCCGAAGCTGAATTTGAAGCCTCGGTCTCAGCCCACTGAAAAGCTGGATGGAAACAGTGAAAGAGACAG GAATGTTTTATTTGGTGGAGCTCGCCCACGTGAACTA GTATTGAAGGAGCGAGGGATTGATGATGTTTCAATCAATGTGGTGGAGCATTCAAACAG GGTTGAAAACAATATTTTGAGGGTTCAGAAACATCCTGACCATTCAACCCAGACTCGATATGGTGAAAAGACCGAGGATGCTCATCTTGATCAAAAGACAGGCAGAAAACCTGAAAGGAAGGAGCAAAGGGCAGATGGTGATAGGGCTCATGCGCAGAGGAGAAATTGGCGGGGTGATACTCGGAGAAATGGGAAGGAGACCGATAGGCAGCCGCATGCCCCGGAGAGGCAACCTTCACCTGAGACATGGCGTAAGCCTGTGGAGCAGCAGCTAAAATCAGCTCCAGGTGCTGCTAGCACACGGTACAGTAGAGCAGCTTCGGCGGTTGAACTTGCACAAGCATTCTCCAGATCTGTATCAGATCCAAAAGTGAATGATAGGTTTTCAGGTCAAAGGGGTCTGAACA